The genomic region ttcCTTACCACCAGACCAAGACTGCCTGACATGCCTGCTCAAGGATGTCAATGTCGGTCTACTTGAGgtatttgttttaaaaaaagcaCAATTCACTAGCTAAATAACCACTTTAAATAAGGATCCTTATTCAAATAAGTACACCTGTACGTTATAGGTTAGCTTTGGAATTGAACTAACATTTGAAAATGTGGTTATTTCTTCTTTTAATAGAAATCCTTGCAATCCTCCAAATTGTAAATCCCATTCTTGAAACTTTGGGATGCTGTAGTGATGTGAAGTGCACTGTTGGTACCTATGGACCATATTTATGTACATCTGAATCTAAAAGTGAATTATCTGATTCAAATTGTATACAAGGAAAACTACcactcaaaaatatttaaaatgtaccAGAGAAATACTATATAACAGTCACATATAAGTCAAGTATAATGATTATGTTGTACCTATAATAGTCCAGCAACTGGACTGTCCAAACTAAAATAAGCCCGGTGtcatgtggccatggaaatAGCACATTCATTCAAATATGAAGATAACAGTAGCTGCATTTTACATGACTTTATTTTCACTTATACAACTGTATGTAGTTAGAGGAGATATCAGACCATCTCATACCACAAAATCAAGtgtaaacataaacacaaagTCTTTATGGAGCCAATTATGTGAAAATGCCATTACATTGACTCGGACAGCTTTTGAATTGTCTCTCACATTGTTAAAAGTCATTTGTGTTCTTATATATTCAGACTCAAGTCATGCCAGGGAAAAGGAATCTTGGACAAGACTTCAATGCCTGTAATACCTCACAAAACGCTAAATACTGgtaaaaatgtattaatctCTAAAGACGTAAAAATCAGGACTATTtggtttcctttttttttttttttttttttacacattcctGACTTTAAGAGGTGGGAATTTATACACAAGCAAAGGATGTGCATGATTATCACTCATGTATCCAACAAAATTCAAATTAACTGCAGCCCAGTGCAGCAAGTCAGCTCATCAATGTTATAAATGTCAGTATAAAATTTCAAAACCCGTCTAGGGCTTACTTGTGTACGAGCATTATTGATCTGTAAATCTGACAGCGTCTTGTCTCTAAATGCATCCCGAGAGAACAGATGTGACTTACGAGAAAGTAGCCATCACACCTCCGGTCCCCTCCCCAGAATGGACACTACTAAAATTTAGTTAGCAAATGAAAACAATTCTTCATTTGTGAAATAGCATTTCAGCTAAAACACAGGGCAGATAATGAgatgttttattttaatcaaCCTCTTATTCAGTAGGACAATACACATGAAGTTATAATTTGAGATCAGTGTCGTTTTTTATCTAACCCCAAATGTTTAAAGCAGTCCTTTGAAACTTAAAAAGTGCTGCCACAGAGTGGAGTGCGGAATTCATGTCTGAAGGTACTAATTTCAATATCTACCTTAGGATGCTCTGTTTAAAGAGCCCTTAAAATATCCAATTGGCCCACAATTGTTTCATGATTATGAATAAAATACAGTGACAAAACCTAAATATCACGGAGGAAGTATTGTCAGTCCACATTTTGATCCAAGCTGTTCACTCTTTCCCCATAAAAGCAAATGTTAACACTGCATCAGAAACAAGGGGCATCAACTGGTGACATCACATCCATCAGTTCATCCACGGGTCAAAGGATCAGACCGAATGCACTGTTTATTGTTTAATGTCCGTTTATAGATGGATTCTCAGAGGTTTGACTTGGGTCCACTGTTCACTGGGATGGCCCGGAGCTCTGTTTGCATACACAGGTACTCACCGATGACCGCCATTAAGGCTATGCATGCCACATTAACCAGCCACCACGACAGGGCAGCTGGGAGGTGGGCATTATAGATCCAGCAGCCAATCATGTGGAAGAAATGTACCGTGACTGTAAAGTCCAAACACTGCTTCCCCCGGCGAATGAAGAACCACAAGCCCAGAGCACTGAGGGAGATGCAGACAACCGGTGCATTAGCTGCTTTACAtccacatttacagcatttagcaacTGCTCTTATCCTGAG from Brachyhypopomus gauderio isolate BG-103 chromosome 8, BGAUD_0.2, whole genome shotgun sequence harbors:
- the sys1 gene encoding protein SYS1 homolog, which codes for MASHFRSYIWDPVLIVSQMVLMQCIYYSFLGLWLAGVDGLVHTNRSLDQIFSYEVLGFATTHGRLSMMAYILNSLTCALGLWFFIRRGKQCLDFTVTVHFFHMIGCWIYNAHLPAALSWWLVNVACIALMAVIGEYLCMQTELRAIPVNSGPKSNL